GGGCCGGGGAACGGATGGCGCCAGACCATCTGGTGGGGCAGGCCGAGTTCTTCGCCGACGGTACGCACTTCATCCTTAAACAGTTCACGCAGGGGTTCGAGCAGCTGCAATTTCATGTAATCGGGCAAGCCGCCAACATTGTGGTGACTCTTGATGTTATGCGCCTTGCCGGTCTTGGCACCGGCGGATTCGATAACGTCAGGATAGATGGTCCCTTGGGCCAGCCACTTGGCGTCGGTCAGTTTATTGGACTCCTCTTCGAAGATGTCGACAAACAGACCACCGATGATCTTACGTTTTTTCTCCGGATCGGTTTCACCGGCCAATGCCGCCAGAAAGCGATCTTCGGCATCGACACGGATCACCTTGACGCCGAGGTTTTCGGCAAAGGTATTCATGACCTGATCGCCTTCATTGAGACGCAACAGGCCGTTATCAACAAACACGCAGGTCAGCTGCTCGCCGATGGCACGGTGAATCAGGGCTGCGGCCACAGAAGAATCAACCCCGCCGGACAGGCCGAGGATGACCTGATCACTGCCGACCTGTTGGCGAATGCGGGTTACAGCATCTTCGATAATCTGCCCCGGTGTCCATTTCCCGCTGCAACCACAGATTTTGCGGACAAACGTATCAATCAACACCTCACCGCGCGGCGTATGGTTGACTTCGGGATGAAACTGTACCCCGTAGAGGTTGCGGGCCACATTCTGAATAGCGCACACCGGTGCGTTATCGGTTCCACCGACCACGTCAAAACCCTCGGCCACCTGCTCGACATGATCACCGTGGCTCATCCACACCGGACTCTTGCCATCAACAAAAAAACTGTCGAACAGTGGTCCGGGTTGTCCCTGACTGAGCAGGTCGGCATGGCCGTACTCCCGTTTACCAGCCGGCACGACATGACCGCCAAAATGACGGTTGAGCAGTTGCATGCCGTAGCAGATGCCGAACACCGGCACTCCCAGTTCAAACAGGGCTTCTTCCACGGCCGGAGCACCGTCGTCATACACCGACTTGGGGCCACCGGACAGGATAATGCCGTTGGGTTGAAATGCGCGAATGGCATCGATATCCATGTCAAACGGATGCAGCTCACAATAGACATGCGCTTCGCGCACGCGGCGGGCAATCAATTGGGTATATTGGGAACCAAAATCGAGAATGAGAATTTTTTCGCTGTGCAGGTCGCTCATGGGTTATTTCTCCAGCGAAGCAAATCGCTTGCAACAACCGAACTCACCGGTTGGTTGGGTCTTAAAAACACGGAAGCCCGTAAGGTCTACGGGCTTCCGGCACATCGTATGGGCACCGAGACTAGCTGGGACGTTCAATCCGATAGTTGGGTGCTTCATGGGTGATATTGACATCGTGAACATGGGATTCACGTAAGCCCGCGTTGGTAATCCGGATAAAGCGGGCATTCTGCTGCAACTCTTTAAGGTTGCGACAACCAGTGTAGCCCATGCCGGCACGCAGGCCGCCGAGCAACTGATGGACGTTGGCAGACAGTGTGCCGCGGAAGGGAACGCGCCCTTCTATTCCTTCAGGAACCAGCTTGACATCGCTGTCAACATCCCCTTGGAAATAGCGATCTTTGCTGCCTTTTTTCATCGCGCCAAGGCTTCCCATGCCACGATAGGATTTGTAGGTCCGGCCCTGATAGAGAATGGTTTCACCGGGAGACTCTTCCGTCCCGGCAAATAGTGAACCGATCATGATGACGTCGGCTCCGGCGGTAATCGCCTTGGGCAGTTCGCCGGAATATTTGATGCCACCATCAGCAATCAAGGGGATACCGGCTTTCTGGGTGATCCGAGAGACATCGGCAATGGCCGTAATCTGCGGCACCCCTACCCCGGCAACAACACGGGTAGTACAGATCGAGCCGGGTCCGATACCGACCTTGACGGCATCCACTCCGGCCTTGATCAGGGCGGCAGCCGCTTCAGCCGTGGCAATGTTACCAGCAATCATCTGCAGGTTGGGATAGGTCCGTTTAATCTCCACCACAGAATCGAGCACCCCTTGAGAGTGGCCGTGCGCCGTATCGACAACGACAGCGTCCACTCCAGCGCGCACCAGAAGTTCGAGGCGCTCATAGCAGTCGCCGCCAACACCAACCGCCGCCGCAGCCCGCAGGCGACCGAACTCATCTTTGCAGGCCATGGGATATTTACGCACTTTTTCAATATCTTTGATGGTGATCAACCCCTTGAGGTGAAAATCATCGTCAACGACCAGCAGTTTTTCAATACGGTGTTTATGGAGGTGAAACTTGGCTTCTTCGAGGGTGGTTCCGGGAGGGACAGTGACCAAATGATCTTTGGTCATGACATTTTCGATCGGCTGATCGAGTTGGGTTTCGAAACGCAGATCGCGGTTGGTAAGAATGCCCACCAATCGACCGTTTTCAGTGATCGGAACCCCGGAAATACGGTACTTTTCCATCAACTGCAGGGCTTCGTAGATTTTCTGCTTGGGATGCATGGTGATTGGATCAACGATCATGCCGCTTTCTGATTTTTTGACCTGATCAACCTCCAACGCCTGCTCTTGGGGAGACATATTTTTATGGATAACACCGATGCCCCCTTCACGCGCCATGCAAATGGCGGTACGCGCTTCGGTGACGGTATCCATCGCCGCCGACATGAGGGGAATATTCAATGAAATAGATTCGGTCAGTTTGGTCGACAGATCCACTTCTTTCGGCAACACCTGGGAATGAGCAGGGACTAGAAGAACATCATCAAAAGTGAGTCCTTCCCGTAATTCAGGGTCGAGCATTTCAGTCTCCTTTGGCTGGAAAGATGACAGGTTTAAAGACGAAATTTTATAGCTGTTCAGGGTCAGCGTCAAGCTCTGCCGCCCCGACTTTATGCAAATTTAACGCGAACGGAATCCGCCGCTGCGGAAAACGAAACACCTGTTATTGAGGAATGAACATCTCGGTATTATCAATCTTATAGATCACAGCAGTCAGCAGGGCGATGGTTGCGTCCAGATCGGCCAGCGACAACACCTCGACCGGTGAATGCATATAACGTAGCGGAACACTGACAAGAGCGGCAGCGATTCCGCCACGGCTCAATTGCATGACATTGGCGTCAGTACCGGTGGCTCTGGGCATACCAACCACCTGATAAGGGATATTCTCTTCCTTTGCCGTCGTAACAAGCAGATCAAACAACACCGGATTAATATTGGCACCGCGGGCAATGATCGGCCCCTTACCAACGCGTAAGTCGCCCAGCTCAACTTTGTTAATACCAGGGAAATCACTGGAAAAGCCAACATCAACGGCAATGCCGACATCGGGATTGACGCCATAGACACTCGCTGACGCACCACGCAGGCCGATCTCTTCCTGCACGGTGGTGACGCTGAACAGGTCGGACGGAGCCGGACCACGCTGCTTGACCTCCTGCAACACGCGAGTGACGATAAACGCGCCCATCTTGTCATCAAAAGCGCGCGACGTCACCAGATCGCCCTGCAAGCGCTCAAGACTGGGAACAAAGGTGATCGGATCACCAATGGCCACCAATTCCAGAGTCGCCTCCTGGCTGGAACAGCCGATATCGATAAATTGTTCTTTGAATTTGACCACGGTTTCGCGGTCTTTGGGTTCCATGAGGTGAATCGGTTTTTTCCCGACCACGCCGAGGATCGGTCCGCTGGCGCTATGCACATGGACGCGCTGCCCCGGCACCAGATGCGCATCAACACCACCGATGGGAGCAAAATAGATAAAGCCCTCTTCGTCGATGTACTTGATCATAAAGCCGATCTCGTCGCAATGACCGGCAAGCATCACTTTGGGCCGCGTTTCCCCCTGGCCATCAAGGCGGGAGATGACATTTCCCATGACGTCGGTGCGCACTTCGTCAGCGACACCGGTCTGGACACGGCGGATCACCCGCTGGATCGGCTGTTCAAAACCCGACGGACTCGGGGTTTGGGACATTTCCTTGAGCAAATCATATTGGTTCTGTTCCATGCGATGATCCCCCCTGTTGTGCTTCGTTATTCGTTATGGTTGTTCAACCAGAACCCCTCGATGGGAATTGCGCAGACACTCCTCGATGCGCACAGCCACTTCCTCGCCGATCAGAGATTCCGGGCCATCGAAATTAACAATGCGATTCCACTGACTGCGGCCAAATACCTGTCCCCGCCCCTGGCGACTGACACCTTCAACCAAAACCGGCTGAATGGTGCCGCAATCCTGCTGCCAGATCTCGCCACTGATGCGCTCTTGCGCCTTGAGCATCCGGTCAAACCAGCGCTGCTTTTCCGCAGCCGGAATCGGATCGTCCATCTCCAGAGCTTTGGTCTGGGGACGACGTGAATAGAGGAACGAATAGGCGTCGGCAAAGCGGACCTGCTCGAGCATGTCAAGAGTCTGCTCAAAATCCGCCTCCTGCTCCCCGGGAAAACCGACAATCAGGTCCGTTGTCATGCGAATTTCAGGACACGCCTGTTTAAGAGAGGCCACCCGCTCCAGATACTGTTCACGGCTGTAGCCGCGATTCATCAGCTCGAGAATGCGATTGGACCCGCTCTGCAGGGCCAGATGCATGTGTTTGCACAGCTTGTCCAGTGACGCAAAACAGGCAATCAACTCGTCGCTGAGATCTTTGGGATGAGAAGAGGTAAAGCGAATCCGCTTCAGGCCGTCGATATCATGGACCCGCTTGAGCAGCTCGGCAAAACGCATATCGCCGCTGCCCTTCTGCCCGTAGGAGTTGACGTTCTGTCCAAGAAGCGTCACCTCGCACACCCCTTGGGCCACCAGCTCACGCACTTCAGCAAGGATATCGTCACTGGGCCGACTCACCTCGCGGCCGCGCACATAAGGCACGACACAATAGGCGCAGAAATTGTCACAGCCCTGCATAATGGTGACAAAACGGGAAACTGAATTTTCATCAGCACGCTGTGGGAACTGGTCGAGACGTTTGGCACCTTCGTAATGGGTCGTCTCACATTGACGGCCTCGCCCTTGTTCCACGGCATAAATCAATTCCGGCAATTTATGAACATTATGCGTGCCGAAAACAATATCGAGATAAGGCACTTTTTTCAGCAGTTGTTGCCCTTCCTGCTGGGCGACACAACCACCGACGGCAAGAATCAGTTCGGGACGTTGATCTTTAAGTGGCTTAAAGTGACTCAGATGACCGTACACCTTCCGTTCAGCTTTATCACGCACCGAACAGGTGTTGAGGAGAATCAGATCCGCCTCCTGAGGTGTCTCAACCGGGTGATAGTCGATCTGGCCAAGCAGATTGACGATCCACTCGGAATCGACAACGTTCATCTGGCAACCAAAGGTTTCGAGATAAAATGACTTTGACATCGTTTAGCGTTCTGAACCTGCGGATGAGGGGTGGTGGTGCGAAAAATTGTTCGATACAACCAGATGCGCCTGAAAAAGTCAACGTCAAAAGGAGATCTTTCTATTTTTTTCGCCACAGGAGGTCAGCGGGTCGCAGTCGAATTCTGGTTCTCAGCAACCCTCTGTTCAAGAAGCTGATAGAGCTTTTGCGGATGTTCCAGACAGGACAACACCAATCGACGCCCCCCGGCTTCGACATAAAGATGGCCGAGATGCGTGCCGACCAGAGTCAAGCGCGCATAACTCAGCGTTTTGCACGGAAGAGCGATCAATCGGGGCTGGCCCAATCCACATTGCACCAGCAGCCGCTGGTCGGTGAGCGCATAAAACACCTGCTCCCACTCGCGACGGGCCGCCAGCAGCCTGCCGACGGACAAACCAAGACCAAGCAAAACAAAAGGCAACGGGATGACTGCCCACCACCACTGCTGCTGTTCCTGCATAACGCCGAGACCTACCCACTGCCACCATAACGCCACGACCAGGACCACACTGCCAAACAGGGCTTTTTGCCAATGACGAAACGTAAAGCAACGTGGCGCGGGACGCCCCTGCCAGAGTAAGGTTTCGCTATCCATCAACCATTTCGACCAGTCCATGTTGCTCTCCGCAGCGTCGCCCATTATTGGCGACCTCCCTGTTTCAAGGCTTTTCGCGCAGCTTTACCCAAGGTACTGTGCGGGGCCGCGTCAACAACCTGCTGAAACAGGGGCTCAGCTTGCGCCCAGTCCCCCTGACGCTGATAGAGTTCCGCCAGAAGATAGCTCCCCTGGACCGTTGGCAACAATGCCTGACTGTAACGCAAATGGGTCTGTGCCGCCTCAAGGTCTTCTTGCTGCAAAGCAATGTATCCCAGCCCAAGTCGACTGCGATAATAGTCACCATCCAATTGCACGGCGCGTTGCAAATGGTGCCGGGCGCTATTTAATTCACCGGCCTTGAGATAGGCCAAGCCCAAGCCGGTGACAATCTGGCTCTGTTCGGGCGCCTGAGTTGCTGCCTGAAGATAAAGGGCAATGGCTTGAGGGAGATGATCCTGCCGTTCTTCGGCCACACCCTGATCAAAAACAGCATAGCCGGCAGCCATTGCATCAAGCGCACTTTTCATGTCATTGAATGTGACGGTTTCAACGGGAGGATGAATACTGAGAACCGGCAGAACCACATCGACACCGTTGGGATGCCGGAGAATCCAACCGGATGTCGCTAATGACGCTGTCAGGGCATCCGCTTCACCATCGACGCCGACCTGATTCCGCCAAAATTCAGACGCCTGCTTCTCCTGAGCGATGGAATAATGTTGCTGGGCAACAAAGTCAGCCAACTGTTGGCTGCGGATAGCATCCTCGGCACGGTCACCCAGAACGCGGCCAGGATGGTCAAAGACACCAAGATCTAGAGCGCTCTGCGCCAGATGACCCAGTCGCAGGTGCGCCATCTCGTGTCCGAGAATAGCCGCCAGTTCCGATTCAGACGTCACGGCATTCAAAAAACCGCGGTAGACGAGCAAAAAATCACCGGGCACAGACAGCAGTTCACAGGCCGAATCATTGACAACCTGCACGGTCCACGGCTGACCATGATAACCGTCAAAGACCGCCAGTTGTCCAACCAGTTGCTCGAGATAGTTCTGAACAATCTCATCGTTCAAAGCACCGCCATGACTCTGCACCAGCTCACGCGCAGCACCCGCCCCATAGTCAGGCACCTGGGTCAGGACAACGCTTCCGGTCTGCCATGGCCGCGGCAAGGAACCAGGCGTACAGGCGGCAGCAAGCAAAGCGACAATCATCCAAAGGATATAATTCTTAACCATACGCCCCCCAGGCATTGATGTCAGAGTGTTTAAACAATGGCAGTGTAATGATCCTTGGCAGCCCCTGCAACCGCCAATCTCACACGGATGAAACCATTTTTTAATGGTATTGCACCATTGCTTGGTGTATTGTGGCGCGGTTTTGCCTATTTACGCCGTTAAGGAGATACACCACATGAGCGCCGAGATCAGAAATATCGCCATTATTGCCCACGTTGACCACGGAAAAACCACCTTGGTTGATGCTATGCTTCACCAGTCTGGAGTCTTCCGCTCCAACCAGGTGATTACCGAACGGATCATGGACAGCAACGATCTTGAAAAAGAACGCGGCATCACGATTCTGTCAAAAAACCTGTCCATTGAACACAACGGCGTCAAGATCAATGTCATCGACACCCCGGGTCACGCCGACTTCGGCGGCGAAGTCGAGCGGGTTCTGAAAATGGTCGACTCAGTACTGCTGCTGGTCGATGCATTTGACGGTCCCATGCCGCAAACCCGTTTCGTTCTGAAAAAATCTCTCGACCTCGGCCTTAAACCGATCGTCGTTATCAACAAAATCGACCGCCCCGGTGCCCGTCCGGAAGAGGTCGTGGATATGGTCTTTGACCTGTTCTGCGAACTGGAAGCCAACGAAGAGCAGCTCGAATTCCCCATTGTCTACGCCAGTGCCAAAAGCGGCTATGCCCGCTTCGAGCCAGATGACGACAACATGGATCTGGAGCCGCTGTTCGACACCATCAAGCAGAAAGTCCCGTCTCCCGAAGGCGATCCCGCAGCCCCGTTCCAGTTTCTGGTCACCAGCATTGACTACAATGACTACATCGGCCGAATTGCCACGGGTAAAATCTTCAACGGAACCGTCAAGGAAGGCGAAACCGTCGCCCGTATCGACAAAGACGGCAAGGTCACCCGTGGCCGGATCTCCAAACTGATCGGCTATCAGGGGTTGCAACAGGTTAGCATCGAGCAAGCCAGTGCCGGAGACATTGTCACGATTGCCGGGTTTGATGCCATCAGCATCAGTGAGTCTCTGGCCAGTGTTGACAATCCGGTGCCGTTGCCTTACGTCAACATCGACGAGCCGACCCTGTCGATGAACTTTATCGTCAACAGTTCACCGTTTGCCGGCAATGAGGGCAAATATGTGACTTCACGTAATATTTTCGAGCGTCTGCAAAAAGAACTGCGTACCAATGTCTCACTGCGCGTCGAAGAAACCGACAACACCGACACCTTTAAAGTTTCCGGTCGTGGTGAACTGCACCTGTCGATTCTGATCGAAAACATGCGTCGTGAAGGCTTTGAGCTGGCTGTCTCCAAACCGGAAGTTATCTTCAAGGAAGAGGATGGTCAGCGTCTGGAGCCGATCGAGTATCTGTGCATCGACGTGCCGGAAGAGTTTCAGGGAACGATCATTGAGAAGTTGGGCCGTCGCAAGGCCGAGCTGCTCTCCATGAAGCAGATGGAGGGCACCAACCGTCTGGAATTCAACATTCCGGCTCGTGGTCTAATCGGCTTCCGTACCGAATTTATGACCGATACCCGCGGTACCGGCACCATGGCCCACAGCTTCCTCGAATATGCCCCCTATAAAGGCGAAATCGAAAGCCGTAAAAACGGCGTGCTGATTGCCATGGATGCAGGCGAAACGGTTGCCTACTCTCTGTTTAACCTGCAAGACCGCGGCATCCTTTTCGTCGGCCCCGGAATCAAGGTCTACGAGGGGATGATCATCGGCCAACATGCCAAGGAAAATGACCTGGTGGTCAATGCCAGCAAAGGTAAAAAGCTGACCAACGTCCGCGCTTCGGGCAGCGACGATGCTATCCGCCTGACACCGCCGAATGTGCTTACCCTGGAGCAGGCCCTGGAATATATCGCAGATGACGAGCTGGTGGAAGTCACACCGAATTCAATCCGTCTGCGCAAGAAGATTCTTGATGCTAATGAGCGCAAGAAATTTGAGAAAAAGAAATAACTCTGCGTTTATAAACAAGGGGCCAGCCCTTGTCTGATTGCAAAAAGATCACGGGCAGTTCCTAACGGAACTGCCCGTTTTTGTTTAGCCCTCGCCGCAGGACGCTCCGGTGGATGCTTCAACCGGCAAACTGAATGTGACGCAGGTCCCTGATCCTGGAGTGCTTTTCACTTCGATTGTCCCGCCATGGGCCTCGACGATATTCTTGACAATCGACATGCCCAAACCGAGTCCTCCTGGAGCGGTATCGGAAGAATCAACCCGATAAAATTTGTCGAAAATCCGCTCAATCTCCTCAGCCGTCATGCCGATACCATGGTCCTCTACAGCGATGCAATAGGTACCCTCATGCAAATAACCGCGAATAAGGACCTGACAATGATCCGGCGAGAATTTAACGGCGTTACTGAGCAGATTATCCATGACCTGTTCAATCTTCTTCTCATCCGCCCACACAAGGACTTCTTCCGATTCCTGTTCCAGAGCAATGTCGCAATCATCGCGATACTGATACCCGCTGACTGATCGGCAGAGCAAACGGTTGATATCACAGGAGGTACGAGACAAGCTGACCAGACAGCCGGACTGGACACGACTGAGATCGAGCAGATCGGAAACAATGCTCTCCAGCCGACAGGCTTTTTCATAAATGGTCGTTAGCAAACGATGCTGATCTTCCGCTTCAAGAACATTATATTCGTCGGGATAGAGCAACAACTCCGTATAACCCATCACAGCGGTTAACGGTGTTCGCAACTCATGGGCTGCGGTACTGATGAATTCATTTTTCATCCGGTCAAGCTCCCTCTCCCGCGTCACATCACGGACGATCGTAATAGTACGACTGCGTTTACCATCCTGAGCATCGACAACCGCTGTCCTCGCCTGAATGGTTCGCCCGAGTTGCTCACCAATCCCCTCGACAACCCACTCCACAGCCCCGGCATCGTCGCCCTGATCAAAAACACGTGACAG
This is a stretch of genomic DNA from uncultured Desulfuromonas sp.. It encodes these proteins:
- a CDS encoding M48 family metalloprotease, whose amino-acid sequence is MVKNYILWMIVALLAAACTPGSLPRPWQTGSVVLTQVPDYGAGAARELVQSHGGALNDEIVQNYLEQLVGQLAVFDGYHGQPWTVQVVNDSACELLSVPGDFLLVYRGFLNAVTSESELAAILGHEMAHLRLGHLAQSALDLGVFDHPGRVLGDRAEDAIRSQQLADFVAQQHYSIAQEKQASEFWRNQVGVDGEADALTASLATSGWILRHPNGVDVVLPVLSIHPPVETVTFNDMKSALDAMAAGYAVFDQGVAEERQDHLPQAIALYLQAATQAPEQSQIVTGLGLAYLKAGELNSARHHLQRAVQLDGDYYRSRLGLGYIALQQEDLEAAQTHLRYSQALLPTVQGSYLLAELYQRQGDWAQAEPLFQQVVDAAPHSTLGKAARKALKQGGRQ
- the typA gene encoding translational GTPase TypA; translated protein: MSAEIRNIAIIAHVDHGKTTLVDAMLHQSGVFRSNQVITERIMDSNDLEKERGITILSKNLSIEHNGVKINVIDTPGHADFGGEVERVLKMVDSVLLLVDAFDGPMPQTRFVLKKSLDLGLKPIVVINKIDRPGARPEEVVDMVFDLFCELEANEEQLEFPIVYASAKSGYARFEPDDDNMDLEPLFDTIKQKVPSPEGDPAAPFQFLVTSIDYNDYIGRIATGKIFNGTVKEGETVARIDKDGKVTRGRISKLIGYQGLQQVSIEQASAGDIVTIAGFDAISISESLASVDNPVPLPYVNIDEPTLSMNFIVNSSPFAGNEGKYVTSRNIFERLQKELRTNVSLRVEETDNTDTFKVSGRGELHLSILIENMRREGFELAVSKPEVIFKEEDGQRLEPIEYLCIDVPEEFQGTIIEKLGRRKAELLSMKQMEGTNRLEFNIPARGLIGFRTEFMTDTRGTGTMAHSFLEYAPYKGEIESRKNGVLIAMDAGETVAYSLFNLQDRGILFVGPGIKVYEGMIIGQHAKENDLVVNASKGKKLTNVRASGSDDAIRLTPPNVLTLEQALEYIADDELVEVTPNSIRLRKKILDANERKKFEKKK
- the miaB gene encoding tRNA (N6-isopentenyl adenosine(37)-C2)-methylthiotransferase MiaB produces the protein MSKSFYLETFGCQMNVVDSEWIVNLLGQIDYHPVETPQEADLILLNTCSVRDKAERKVYGHLSHFKPLKDQRPELILAVGGCVAQQEGQQLLKKVPYLDIVFGTHNVHKLPELIYAVEQGRGRQCETTHYEGAKRLDQFPQRADENSVSRFVTIMQGCDNFCAYCVVPYVRGREVSRPSDDILAEVRELVAQGVCEVTLLGQNVNSYGQKGSGDMRFAELLKRVHDIDGLKRIRFTSSHPKDLSDELIACFASLDKLCKHMHLALQSGSNRILELMNRGYSREQYLERVASLKQACPEIRMTTDLIVGFPGEQEADFEQTLDMLEQVRFADAYSFLYSRRPQTKALEMDDPIPAAEKQRWFDRMLKAQERISGEIWQQDCGTIQPVLVEGVSRQGRGQVFGRSQWNRIVNFDGPESLIGEEVAVRIEECLRNSHRGVLVEQP
- the guaA gene encoding glutamine-hydrolyzing GMP synthase gives rise to the protein MSDLHSEKILILDFGSQYTQLIARRVREAHVYCELHPFDMDIDAIRAFQPNGIILSGGPKSVYDDGAPAVEEALFELGVPVFGICYGMQLLNRHFGGHVVPAGKREYGHADLLSQGQPGPLFDSFFVDGKSPVWMSHGDHVEQVAEGFDVVGGTDNAPVCAIQNVARNLYGVQFHPEVNHTPRGEVLIDTFVRKICGCSGKWTPGQIIEDAVTRIRQQVGSDQVILGLSGGVDSSVAAALIHRAIGEQLTCVFVDNGLLRLNEGDQVMNTFAENLGVKVIRVDAEDRFLAALAGETDPEKKRKIIGGLFVDIFEEESNKLTDAKWLAQGTIYPDVIESAGAKTGKAHNIKSHHNVGGLPDYMKLQLLEPLRELFKDEVRTVGEELGLPHQMVWRHPFPGPGLGVRILGEIKKEYADILRQADAIYIEELYRSGHYEKISQAFAVFLPVKSVGVMGDGRTYEYVVALRAVETKDFMTAGWYPMPYADLARISSRIINEVKGINRVTYDISSKPPATIEWE
- the guaB gene encoding IMP dehydrogenase, whose product is MLDPELREGLTFDDVLLVPAHSQVLPKEVDLSTKLTESISLNIPLMSAAMDTVTEARTAICMAREGGIGVIHKNMSPQEQALEVDQVKKSESGMIVDPITMHPKQKIYEALQLMEKYRISGVPITENGRLVGILTNRDLRFETQLDQPIENVMTKDHLVTVPPGTTLEEAKFHLHKHRIEKLLVVDDDFHLKGLITIKDIEKVRKYPMACKDEFGRLRAAAAVGVGGDCYERLELLVRAGVDAVVVDTAHGHSQGVLDSVVEIKRTYPNLQMIAGNIATAEAAAALIKAGVDAVKVGIGPGSICTTRVVAGVGVPQITAIADVSRITQKAGIPLIADGGIKYSGELPKAITAGADVIMIGSLFAGTEESPGETILYQGRTYKSYRGMGSLGAMKKGSKDRYFQGDVDSDVKLVPEGIEGRVPFRGTLSANVHQLLGGLRAGMGYTGCRNLKELQQNARFIRITNAGLRESHVHDVNITHEAPNYRIERPS
- a CDS encoding M42 family metallopeptidase, whose product is MEQNQYDLLKEMSQTPSPSGFEQPIQRVIRRVQTGVADEVRTDVMGNVISRLDGQGETRPKVMLAGHCDEIGFMIKYIDEEGFIYFAPIGGVDAHLVPGQRVHVHSASGPILGVVGKKPIHLMEPKDRETVVKFKEQFIDIGCSSQEATLELVAIGDPITFVPSLERLQGDLVTSRAFDDKMGAFIVTRVLQEVKQRGPAPSDLFSVTTVQEEIGLRGASASVYGVNPDVGIAVDVGFSSDFPGINKVELGDLRVGKGPIIARGANINPVLFDLLVTTAKEENIPYQVVGMPRATGTDANVMQLSRGGIAAALVSVPLRYMHSPVEVLSLADLDATIALLTAVIYKIDNTEMFIPQ